GAAAAGAATCGCCTCTAGAACGGCTGTAAGCTCGTGCTCTTCCATATGCGTATCGCGCCAAAAAGTTCGGTTTGAAGGATGCGTAAACGTTTCAGACGGATCAATTCCAACAAGGCCAAAAAAGTCACGACCATCGCGAGACGCGTCGTGTCGTCATCGAACAGTGAAGTAAAGGTGATGCTTTCCTGCTCATCCAGCCGGTCCAGGATCAGGCCCATCCGTTCCTGAACCGACAACGCGTCCACCACGATCTCCAGGTCCTTCTTTTCCGGCGCGCGCTGCATGACCCCCCGGAGGGCTTCCAGGAGATCAAACAAGCTCAGATCGACAAGGTTGATTTCATCCGTCGGTTCTCCGCTTCCGAGCGAGGCGGGACGGTGGAACACCTCGCGCCATTCCTGTTCGCGCGCCTCCAGACCGTGGGCGGCTTCTTTGAAACGCTGGTACTCCAACAAGCGCATCACCAGCTCGGTGCGCGGGTCCTCGTCCTCTTCCTCATCATCCGATTCGGATGGAGGAAGAAGCATCTTGGACTTGATATGGATCAGCGTTGCGGCCATGACCAGAAACTCTCCGGCCAGCGCCAGATTCAACGACTTGATCAGGTCCAGGTATTCCAGATACTGCCGGGTGATCAGCGCGATCGGAATATCATAGACATTAATCTCGTTTTTCTTAATAAGGTGAAGCAGAAAATCAAGCGGACCTTCAAAGGCGGGAACTTTGACGGCGTACGATGTTTGGGGATCGTCCATGCTCACAGCGCTGATATTAGTCCCGCCTCAAAAGCGAAGTCAAGGGGTAATGTCTTTTAAGCCGCCGTGACTCGGCCGCTGATGCTCTTTCAACTCGCGGCGGGGTTTCAATCCGAGTATCTCGTTGGCCTCCCGCTTCATCTTCTGCAGTTCGGCCATCAACTCCAAGAGGGTTTTCTCGGCCGCCGGGTCCTGGGGTCTCGCATCATAGGCTTTGTTCAACCAGTAAATGGTATTATCCAACTTTTGATTGATGACGGCCTGGATCTGTTCTTTGGTCAATGCCGAATGGGCTTCTCGAAGGTCCTGCGCCATCCACCCCTCCCCACCTACAAGATATGGTAGCCTTCGGTTCGAACGCTACTATAGCAGAATCGAT
The genomic region above belongs to Nitrospiria bacterium and contains:
- a CDS encoding segregation/condensation protein A, giving the protein MDDPQTSYAVKVPAFEGPLDFLLHLIKKNEINVYDIPIALITRQYLEYLDLIKSLNLALAGEFLVMAATLIHIKSKMLLPPSESDDEEEDEDPRTELVMRLLEYQRFKEAAHGLEAREQEWREVFHRPASLGSGEPTDEINLVDLSLFDLLEALRGVMQRAPEKKDLEIVVDALSVQERMGLILDRLDEQESITFTSLFDDDTTRLAMVVTFLALLELIRLKRLRILQTELFGAIRIWKSTSLQPF